A DNA window from Pyrus communis chromosome 3, drPyrComm1.1, whole genome shotgun sequence contains the following coding sequences:
- the LOC137730221 gene encoding transcription repressor OFP5-like, translated as MKWGTKKQKHPPTSSSSSSSSSSKPSLISHVFPSSWLSKFKHKSGNSEPKPGKGNWKEKQNSAPLDLPRCGSHGGGRFHGADDDEDDAFWRLSFGEDSAEGNNRGVLRSVRYDSDDEFDVRKSICGGFQKSGRKVEGREGSQKLMGMHKPVTAKDSKWMKNEGVFGKEEFEREAVKKEDRSTASVRNDVLEMLAAVKNQDLPSWNSRTSGLETIEEEALNPETAEEKQSSDWQRLKERKMEHVKSKSEKHRKSLYISRELQRRRTRRSCKVRVCSPRTASRVEICKVKALEDMTKAKLKTESEAQERAVQQVRTGLNSFAVVKCSFDPQKDFRDSMVEMIVEKKITQPEDLEELLACYLTLNSDEYHDLIIKVFRQVWFVMNRTCVGTELQHEQYGSD; from the coding sequence ATGAAGTGGGGTACCAAAAAGCAAAAGCATCCccctacttcttcttcttcttcttcttcttcttcttcaaagcCTTCTCTGATCTCTCATGTCTTTCCAAGTTCATGGCTTTCCAAGTtcaagcacaagagtgggaaTTCGGAACCGAAACCCGGGAAGGGAAACTGGAAAGAGAAGCAGAATTCTGCACCTTTGGATTTGCCGAGGTGTGGTAGTCATGGTGGTGGGAGGTTTCATGGCGCGGATGATGACGAGGATGATGCGTTTTGGAGGCTGTCTTTTGGGGAAGATAGTGCTGAAGGGAATAACAGGGGGGTTTTGAGGTCGGTGCGGTACGATTCGGATGATGAGTTTGACGTTCGGAAATCCATTTGTGGAGGGTTTCAAAAGAGTGGTAGAAAAGTGGAGGGAAGAGAAGGGTCTCAGAAGTTGATGGGCATGCATAAACCTGTGACTGCGAAAGACTCGAAATGGATGAAGAACGAAGGAGTTTTCGGAAAGGAGGAATTCGAACGAGAAGCGGTTAAGAAAGAAGACAGATCAACAGCTTCTGTGAGAAATGATGTACTGGAAATGTTAGCAGCAGTAAAGAATCAAGATTTACCTTCATGGAATTCGAGAACTTCTGGTCTGGAAACAATTGAGGAAGAAGCTTTGAACCCGGAGACTGCAGAAGAAAAACAGAGTTCAGATTGGCAGAGATTGAAAGAAAGGAAGATGGAACACGTGAAGTCGAAGAGCGAGAAGCACCGGAAATCTCTCTACATAAGCAGGGAATTGCAGAGGAGAAGGACAAGGAGGAGTTGCAAGGTCAGAGTTTGTTCTCCGCGGACAGCTTCAAGGGTCGAAATCTGCAAAGTAAAGGCTCTCGAAGACATGACGAAGGCCAAACTGAAGACTGAAAGTGAGGCTCAGGAGAGAGCGGTACAGCAGGTAAGAACAGGGTTGAACAGCTTTGCAGTGGTGAAGTGCTCGTTCGACCCACAGAAGGACTTCAGAGACTCCATGGTTGAGATGATTGTGGAGAAAAAGATAACCCAGCCGGAGGATCTGGAAGAGCTCTTGGCTTGTTACCTAACCTTGAATTCCGACGAATACCATGATCTCATCATCAAGGTATTCCGGCAGGTATGGTTTGTCATGAACCGGACCTGTGTCGGTACTGAACTACAGCATGAACAATATGGCAGTGACTAA